One part of the Panulirus ornatus isolate Po-2019 chromosome 73, ASM3632096v1, whole genome shotgun sequence genome encodes these proteins:
- the LOC139748170 gene encoding uncharacterized protein isoform X2: MSRRGSGPTCFSPSRTSSVSSTSSSGPPASPIRTRHCWRCSEVEMESLKEKDWKRQQRESSGQRTNMFLTLQDLHCIFYILALAASVAAKKQDCIDLRRLTRDVS; this comes from the exons ATGAGTCGTCGGGGTAGCGGACCAACATGTTTCTCGCCCTCCAGGACCTCCAGTGTATCTTCTACATCCTCGTctgggccgccagcgtcgccaataagaaccaggcactgctggaggtgctcagaG gtggagatggagtcactgaaggaaaaggactggaagcggcagcaacgtgagtcgtcggggcagcggaccaacatgttcctcaccctccaggacctccaTTGTATCTTCTACATCCTCGCTTTGGCCGCCAGCGTCGCCGCTAAGAAACAG gactgtattgacctcagAAGATTGACAAGAGACGTATCATGA
- the LOC139748170 gene encoding uncharacterized protein isoform X1: MNLEALKEKDWKIQQQKPSGQRTNMVLNLQDIQSIFYILVWAACVAGNNQALLEVLRGGDGVTEGEGLEAAATRVVGASDQDVPHPPGPPVYLLHPRVGRQRHREEPGLY, translated from the exons ATGAATTTGGAGgcactgaaggagaaggactggaagatTCAGCAGCAGAAGCCGTCGGGGCAACGGACCAACATGGTCCTCAACCTCCAGGACATCCAGAGTATCTTCTATATCCTCGTCTGGGCCGCCTGCGTCGCCGGTAAcaaccaggcactgctggaggtgctcagag gtggagatggagtcactgagggagaaggactggaagcggcaGCAACGCGAGTTGTCGGGGCTTCGGACCAAgatgttcctcaccctccaggacctccagtGTATCTTCTACATCCTCGCGTGGGCCGCCAGCGTCACCGCGAAGAACCAG gactgtattga
- the LOC139748170 gene encoding uncharacterized protein isoform X3 gives MFLTLQDLQCIFYILVWAACVADTNQALLEVLRVEMESLKEKDWKRQQQESSGQRTNMFLTLQDLQCIFYILVWAACVADTNQALLEVLRGEGLEVAVT, from the exons atgttcctaaccctccaggacctccagtGTATCTTTTACATCCTCGTCTGGGCCGCCTGCGTCGCCGATACGAACCAGGCATTGCTGGAGGTGCTCCGAg TGGAAatggagtcactgaaggagaaggactggaagcggcagcagcaggagtcgtcGGGGCAacggaccaacatgttcctaaccctccaggacctccagtGTATCTTTTACATCCTCGTCTGGGCCGCCTGCGTCGCCGATACGAACCAGGCATTGCTGGAGGTGCTCCGAg gagaaggactggaagtGGCAGTAACATGA